The sequence GCTGGGTGGTGATCAGCTTCCAGCCGGCGTTCTCCTCGCCGACCAGCATGTCGACCGGCACGCGCACGTCGTTGAAGTAGGTCGCGTTGGTGTGGTGGGCGCCGTCGACGGTGATGATCGGCGTCCAGGAATAGCCGGGGTCGGTGGTGTCGACGATCAGGATCGAGATGCCCTTGTGCTTGGGGGCGTCGGGATCGGTGCGGACGGCGAGCCACAGGTAGTCGGCCTGGTGCCCGCCGGTCGTCCACAGCTTCTGGCCGTTGACGACGTAGTGGTCGCCATCGCGTCTGGCCGTGGTGCGCAACGACGCCAGGTCGGTGCCCGCGTCGGGTTCGGAATAGCCGATCGCGAAGTGGACGTCACCCTCCAGGATCCGCTTGAGGAACATCTCCTTCTGCTTCGAGGTGCCCCGCTTCTGCAACGTCGGACCGACTGTCTGCAGGGTCACCGCAGGCAGGTGCACGTCGGCGCGCTGGGCCTCGTTGGTGAAGATCGTCTGCTCGACCTCGCCGAGCCCGCGACCGCCGTATTCCTCGGGCCAGCCCACGCCCATCCACCCGTCGGCCCCCAGCTGCCGGATCGTCCGCTCATAGGCCGCGCCGTGCCGCTCGCGCGCCATCTCCTTGTGGTCCTCGGGCGAGACCAGGCCGGAGAAGTAGTCACGCACCTCGGCCTTGAGGGCGCGCTGCGCCTCGGTGAGCTCGAGGTTCTTGGTCTCGGCCGCCTCGATGCCCACCATCGGCAGGGTGCCGGCAGGCCCCCCGAGCGCGTGGGTGATGTCGGTCAGCCACGAGTAGTAGTGGTGGAGCGGGTAGGTCTCGTCGACGCCCATGCCTCCGTGCAGGTGGTGGCACGTGTGGATGGCGGCAGGCCCCTCCAGGCAGGTCCAGTAGGCGGCCACCGCGAGGTCGTCGCTCACGTCGACCCCCTGCACGATGCGCCACACCACCTGGTCGGCCGTGAGGTCGATCGTGCGCGAGGCGATGTAGACGTCAGCGATCTGCATCGCGACCGCCTGGAACTCCGCGAGCGCCCGGCCGAACTGCGAGCGCCCCTTGATGTGGTCGGCCGTGAGGTCACGGGCACCGGCCAGCAGTCCCGCCGCGAGCAGCACGAGCCCGGCGACGGCGTTCTCGCGAGCGATCCGGGCCGCACCGTCCCCGGGGAGCAGGTCGATGGGCGCGTTGTCGAGGACCACGGTGTGCTCGACGACCCCGTCGAGGAGCGCCCGGCTCGAGGCCGACTCGACCAGCGTGACCCCGGGCGCGGCGGGGTCCACGAGCCCGACCACGGGTCGGCCGTCGTGGCTGGCGCTGACCAGGATCGCGGTGGCGTCGGCGGCATACTGGACACCGATCTTGCGACCGGTGACCCGATCACCCGACACGACGGTCGCGGGCTCCGGGGCGAAGCCTCGTCCGACCTCGCACAGCGCCGCCGCCAGGAGGACGTCGCCCGACGCGATCCCGGGCAGCAGCGTCTTCTGCTGCTCGTCGCTGCCGGCCGCGACCAGGGTCAGCGCCCCGACGCACAGCGTCTCCCACACCGGCAGCTGCACGGCGTGCTGTCCGACGGACCGGAGCACGACTGCCAGCTCCTCCAGGCCCAGTCCCTCGCCACCGTGGTCGGTCGGGACCACCAGCGAGAGCAGCCCGGACCCGGCGAGCGCCTGCCAGTCGCTCGATCGGTCGATGACCTCCGTGACGACGGCGCGGACCGCCTCCACCTCTTCTGACGGACCCATCTGACAACCTCCGGAGCGACGCCGACACGACGAAAACTGGAACGTGTTCTAGTCTAGCGGACATGTTGTCCCCGTTCGAAGCCCTCCGGCGCGGGGTCTACATGCCCTACGCGCGCATCCCCCCGGTGCCATGGTCGAGCTCCCCGGCCGGGGTGAGACGTTCGTGACCGACACCCCGGGACCGACGCCCGACTCCCCCGCCATCCTGCTGCTCCACGCCGTGGGCACCACGGGCCTGTTGAGCTGGTATCCCGCGATCAAGCCGCTGTCGCAGCGGTTCCGGGTGCTGACGATGGACCAGCGCTGGCACGGACGCGGCATCCAGTCCCCTGAGTTCTCCCTGAGCGACTGCGCCGACGACGCGGCCGCGCTGATCGAGGTGCTGGGCCTGCGCGACCCGATCGTGGGTGGCTACTCGATGGGTTCCATGATCGCCCAGCTCGTATGGCGCCAGCACCCCGACCTGGTCGAGGGCCTCGTCCTCGGCGCGACCACCGACCACTTCCGCAACACGCCGTGGGAGAGGGGCTTCCACGCCTCGATGGAGCTGGCGATGGGGGGCTGAGAGAGGTCTCGCGCTCTCGCACGCTGGTCCATGCAGGCCGTCGAGCCGTGCGGGCCGTGGACCCGAAGACCAGCGACATCCACGAGTGGGCCCTGACCGAGCTGCGGCGCACCAGCCCGTGGGCGGTCGGTCAGGCGGTGGCGGCCCTGGGCCGGCACCACACCCGGCCGTGGCTGTCTCGTATCGACGTCCCGACCGCGGTCATCGTCACCCAGCACGACCGGGTGATCCCGCCGGCTCGTCAGTATGCGGTGGCGCGCAGCATCCCCGGCGCCACCGTCCACGACATCCCGGCCGGCCACGCCGCCTGCGTGCTGCAGGCCGAGATCTTCGTGCCTGCCCTCTTCGAGGCAGCCGTCACTGTCGCTGCGCGGAAGGGCGAGCTGCGTCGCTGAGGACGGCAAGCTCCTCGGGGAAGCGGGCGACGAGGTCGTCCACGTCCGCGACCGACTCGCGGCAGGCGAGGATGCCGATGTGCATCTGGCCGGCGTTGCTCATCAGGGTGATGTTGAGGCCGGCTCCGTGGAAGACCGGCCCGAAGGCGTAGAGGCCCTCGATCCTGGCGCCGACGAAGTAGAGCGGCACAGGCGGACCGGGCACGTTGGACACCACGAGGTTGTGCACGACCGGGTGCTTCTCGGCCAGCCGCAGGCTGGCGTAGGCACGCACCGCCAGGCCGAAGGTGCGCGGGGCGGCGAACTCGGCCCAGTCCTGCAGGGCGTCCGCGCTGACCGCCTTGTTGTGCTCCTTGGCGTGGCGGTTTGCCTCGGCCAGCTCCTCCAGGCGCTCCAGCGGGTCCTCCACGTCGGTGCCGAGCCTGGCGAAGAGCGCCGAGACCTTGTTGTCACCCACGTCGCGCTTCGTCTCGTCGTGCACCGAGACCGGGACCGTCGCCAGCAGGGAGGTCTCGGGGAGCTCGCCGCGGCTCTCGAGATAGGAACGCAAGGCCCCGCCGGTCACCGCCATCACCACGTCGTTGACCGTGGCGCCGGTCGCCTCCTTGACGACCTTGATGTCGTCCAGCGACATCGTCGCGAGCCCGATGGTGCGGTGGCCGGTGATGGTGCCGTTGAAGGAGGTGCGCGGCGCGGAGAAGGGTGCTGCCATCGCCGTACCGGCGCGGGCGCGGCTCAGGGAGCCGGCCACGAGCTGGACCGAGGGCTTGAGGAGCCGCGGGACCGACAGTGGACGCGTCACCTGGGTCAGCATCCCGCGGCCGAACAGCTCGAGGTCGCCGGGCCGGTGGCCGAACGCGCCCTTGCCGCCGATGCGCAGCGGCTCGGAGTCGGGCTCGAGGCTGGTCAGGTGTGAGAGCAGGCTCGCTCCCGACACGCCGTCGACGGTGGAGTGGTGCATCTTGGTGAACACGCCGACCTTGTCACCGTCGTAGCCCTCGATCACCCACATCTCCCACAACGGGCGCGAGCGGTCGAGCTTCAGGCCGGCCAGGTGACCGAGCAGCTCGGTCAGCTCCTTGTAGCCACCCGGCTGGGGCAGGGCCAACCGGTGGACGTGACGATCGATGTCGAAGTGCGTGTCCTGGACCCACACGGGGTGGTCGAGGCGCAGCGGCACCTTCTTGAGCCGACGGGTGAAGTGGGTGACGTCGCGGACGCGCTGCTCGATCCCCGCACGCATCGCCGTGAAGGAGTAGCCCCCCGGCATGGTCTCGGGGTCGACGACGGCCAGGCCGCAGACGTGCATCAGCTGCTCCGGAGACTCCAGGTAGAGGAAGCTGGCGTCGAGGCCAGAGAGGCGATCCATGGTCCGCATGCTAGGGCAACGATTGGAACACGTTCTAGTTCTGCCCTGTGACCGATAGCATGCGCCCGTGAGCTACCTGCGACGCCAGACCATCATCGCCGCCCTGACCGCCAACGCGATCCGGCCGATACCCGGACTGCGAGCGGGTGTGCCCTCCTTCTTCGCGGGCTGGGTCTTCGGCGAGCTCGCCCCCCAGATGCTGGCGCTGACGGCCGCGGACACCGCGGCGCAGGCCGTTCGCGGCAAGCGGTCGAGGATCGGATTCGCGGCCGCGGCCCTGAGCGCGGTCGGGCTGGTCCACCTGATCCGGCAGTCACAGCAGGTCAAGGACTGCGTCGAGGACGCACTGGTCGAGGGGCTGGGCGTCGACTACGTCGAGCAGCTCGACGCTGCGCCCACGCCGGCCGACCTGGCCACACCGTGGCGCAAGCTCGTCAACCCGTTCCGGTTCTCCGACGACCGGGTGCAGGTCGAGAAGAACATCGCGTATGCCGAGTTCGGTCGCCGCTCCCTGCTCGACATCTATCGCCCCGCCGAGGTGGACCAGATCAAGGACGCCCCCGTCCTCCTGCAGGTGCACGGCGGTGGCTGGACGATCGGCAACAAGGACCAGCAGGGCATCCCCCTGATGCAGCACATGGCGCAGCGCGGCTGGGTGTGCGTGGCCATCAACTACCGCCTCGCCCCGCGCGACCCCTTCCCCGCTCACGTCATCGACGTGAAGCAGGCGATCGCCTGGGTCAAGGAGCACATCGCCGAGTACGGCGGCAACCCCGACTACGTCGTCATCACCGGTGGCTCGGCCGGTGGCCACCTCGCCACCCTGGCGGCCGTCACCCCCAACGCCAGGGAGTGGCAGCCCGGCTTCGAGGACGCCGATACCTCGGTGCAGGCCGCGGTCCCCCACTACGGGGTCTATGACTTCGCCGGCTCCACCGGCCTGCGCAGCGCGATCGGCATGCGCGACGCCTTCCTGGCCCCGCGCATCCTCAAGAAGAGCTGGGCCGACGAGCCCGAGGCCTTCGAAGCAGCCTCACCGATCCTGCGGGTCGACGGCGACGAGCCCGACTTCTTCATCCTCCACGGCGAGGCAGACACCCTGGTCGACGTCGGCCAGGCCCGCGCCTTCGTGGAGAAGCTGCGCAAGGTCTCCAAGAAGACGGTCGTCTATGCCGAGCTGCCGGGCGCCCAGCATGCCTTCGACATCTTCCCCTCCATCCGGTCGGCACACGTCGTGCGGGCCATCGAGCGCTACCTCGGCTGGCACTGGAACACCTGGCGAGCCGGCCTGTCCGTGACTGCCGACGTCAGCGACGTCGCCGACGCGCCCGAGGTCCCCGACGACGTCGACCAGGTGCCGGCGCAGGGCTGAGCTAGCGGGGCAGCCCCAGGATGCGCTCGGCTGCGACGTTGCGCAGGATCTGGGTGGTCCCGCCCGCGATCGACAGGCAGCGGGTCAGCAGCATCTCGTGGACGGCGGCGCGCGCCCCGGCGTCGTCGAGCAGCACCCCGGCGCCCAGCAGGTCGACCAGCAGCTCTGAGGCGTCCTGCCGGTTGCGCACGCCCAGGATCTTGGCGACGCTCGACTCCGCGCCCGGGCCCTGCCCTGCGAGCGCCTTGAGCGTGGAACGCGTCCCCAGCAGCGTGCAGACGGTGGCCAACGCGACCTGGCGCCCGACCCGAGCACGGTCGAGGTCCCCGTCCCCGACGGCCGCGACGCAGGCCTCGGTGCTCACCCCCAACCGGTGACCGGCCATCGCGACCCGCTCGTTGGCGAGCGTGGTGCGGGTGAGCTTCCAGCCGTCCCCGGGGCTGCCCACGACGAGCTCGTCGGGCACGAAGACGTTGTCGAGGAAGACCTCGTTGAACAGCGCGTCGCCCGTCATCTCGCGCAGGGGACGGATGTCGATGCCTTCGCTGGCCATGTCGAGCATGAAGTAGGTGATCCCCTTGTGCTGGGGCACGTCCGCGTCGGTGCGGGCCAGGCAGATCGCCCACTCGGCCTCCCGGGCCAGCGAGGTCCAGACCTTCTGGCCCGTGAGCCGCCAGCCGTCCCCGTCCCGCACCGCACGCGTGCGCAGGGACGCCAGGTCCGAGCCCGCACCGGGC comes from Nocardioides piscis and encodes:
- a CDS encoding acyl-CoA dehydrogenase, encoding MGPSEEVEAVRAVVTEVIDRSSDWQALAGSGLLSLVVPTDHGGEGLGLEELAVVLRSVGQHAVQLPVWETLCVGALTLVAAGSDEQQKTLLPGIASGDVLLAAALCEVGRGFAPEPATVVSGDRVTGRKIGVQYAADATAILVSASHDGRPVVGLVDPAAPGVTLVESASSRALLDGVVEHTVVLDNAPIDLLPGDGAARIARENAVAGLVLLAAGLLAGARDLTADHIKGRSQFGRALAEFQAVAMQIADVYIASRTIDLTADQVVWRIVQGVDVSDDLAVAAYWTCLEGPAAIHTCHHLHGGMGVDETYPLHHYYSWLTDITHALGGPAGTLPMVGIEAAETKNLELTEAQRALKAEVRDYFSGLVSPEDHKEMARERHGAAYERTIRQLGADGWMGVGWPEEYGGRGLGEVEQTIFTNEAQRADVHLPAVTLQTVGPTLQKRGTSKQKEMFLKRILEGDVHFAIGYSEPDAGTDLASLRTTARRDGDHYVVNGQKLWTTGGHQADYLWLAVRTDPDAPKHKGISILIVDTTDPGYSWTPIITVDGAHHTNATYFNDVRVPVDMLVGEENAGWKLITTQLNHERVMLGPAGRLEGLRDRVAAWAEAVGCRHLPDVEAALGEVTAIFRVNELLNWEVARAAAKGEISVADASSSKVFASERVQHVGRVLADVVARHGDPSDPDTADLVGYLDGQAKRNLVITFGGGVNEVQRELIAMFGLGLPRVPR
- a CDS encoding alpha/beta fold hydrolase, with the translated sequence MVELPGRGETFVTDTPGPTPDSPAILLLHAVGTTGLLSWYPAIKPLSQRFRVLTMDQRWHGRGIQSPEFSLSDCADDAAALIEVLGLRDPIVGGYSMGSMIAQLVWRQHPDLVEGLVLGATTDHFRNTPWERGFHASMELAMGG
- a CDS encoding alpha/beta fold hydrolase yields the protein MDPKTSDIHEWALTELRRTSPWAVGQAVAALGRHHTRPWLSRIDVPTAVIVTQHDRVIPPARQYAVARSIPGATVHDIPAGHAACVLQAEIFVPALFEAAVTVAARKGELRR
- a CDS encoding WS/DGAT/MGAT family O-acyltransferase, which produces MDRLSGLDASFLYLESPEQLMHVCGLAVVDPETMPGGYSFTAMRAGIEQRVRDVTHFTRRLKKVPLRLDHPVWVQDTHFDIDRHVHRLALPQPGGYKELTELLGHLAGLKLDRSRPLWEMWVIEGYDGDKVGVFTKMHHSTVDGVSGASLLSHLTSLEPDSEPLRIGGKGAFGHRPGDLELFGRGMLTQVTRPLSVPRLLKPSVQLVAGSLSRARAGTAMAAPFSAPRTSFNGTITGHRTIGLATMSLDDIKVVKEATGATVNDVVMAVTGGALRSYLESRGELPETSLLATVPVSVHDETKRDVGDNKVSALFARLGTDVEDPLERLEELAEANRHAKEHNKAVSADALQDWAEFAAPRTFGLAVRAYASLRLAEKHPVVHNLVVSNVPGPPVPLYFVGARIEGLYAFGPVFHGAGLNITLMSNAGQMHIGILACRESVADVDDLVARFPEELAVLSDAARPSAQRQ
- a CDS encoding alpha/beta hydrolase; translated protein: MSYLRRQTIIAALTANAIRPIPGLRAGVPSFFAGWVFGELAPQMLALTAADTAAQAVRGKRSRIGFAAAALSAVGLVHLIRQSQQVKDCVEDALVEGLGVDYVEQLDAAPTPADLATPWRKLVNPFRFSDDRVQVEKNIAYAEFGRRSLLDIYRPAEVDQIKDAPVLLQVHGGGWTIGNKDQQGIPLMQHMAQRGWVCVAINYRLAPRDPFPAHVIDVKQAIAWVKEHIAEYGGNPDYVVITGGSAGGHLATLAAVTPNAREWQPGFEDADTSVQAAVPHYGVYDFAGSTGLRSAIGMRDAFLAPRILKKSWADEPEAFEAASPILRVDGDEPDFFILHGEADTLVDVGQARAFVEKLRKVSKKTVVYAELPGAQHAFDIFPSIRSAHVVRAIERYLGWHWNTWRAGLSVTADVSDVADAPEVPDDVDQVPAQG